The genomic stretch CGGGGCGGACGGCGCTGTCAGCTCGCGGGGGCGGAGAGGCGTGGGCCGAGGCCTGGGATGCGTGGGTGTGCGTGAGGCCTGCCGTACGTCCATCGCTACGGCAGGTTCTCCGACCGGGCGCCAGCCTTCCGCCTTGTCCGCGGAGTTTATACGACAAGTGTTCAGTGAGTGTTTCGTCTAGCCGCTTTCGGCGCACTCGGCAAGGGCGCATTCGGTCGGCGATCCGCGGTAATCATCCCGATTCCGGAAGGACGCTGTCGCGGTGACCTCGGGAAATGCGCGAGAAGCGGTCGGCCAATTCTCGTCGGCGTTTTTCACGAGTTCGTCGAGCCGCCCGAAACCGCGTCCTGACGCATGCCCGGCGAATGTGCCGCCGGTCACGTCCGACAGCCTAGCGGGAGGAGGGCCCGGCCGGGACGTTATCGATCGCTTCGGCTGGGGCATCATCCCACCTGACCCGGGACACCGGCGGCCGGATCTTCGGCCCGCCCATTCGAGGAGGGATGCTTCGATGGGGGAGAAGGTCGTGGCAGGTCGGTTCGATCTGTCCGACCGCCAGCGCTACCGCGACAAGCTCCGGAAGTGTCTGGCGGGCCTGGAGCGGCTTCTGGCGGAGAAGCGGTTCGATCGCCCGAAGAACCTCATGGGGCTCGAGATCGAATTGAATCTCGCTGGAGCCGACGGCATGCCGAGAATGTTGAATGCGCAGGTTCTCGAGCGGATCGCGAGTCGGGATTTCCAAACAGAACTCGCCATGTTCAACCTGGAAGTCAACATTGCCCCACACCGGCTCGGCGGGCAGGTATTCGACCAGCTCGCGGAGGAACTCCGTACCTCCCTGGCATATGCCCACCGAAAAGCCGGAGAGCTGTCCGCCGGAATCGTGATGATCGGCATTCTGCCGACACTCGACCGGGACGACCTGGTCTCCTCCAACCTCTCCGACGTGGACCGCTACACGCTCCTCAACGACCAGATCGTGGCCGCCCGCGGCGAGGACTTCGTGCTCGACATCGCGGGCGTGGAGCATCTCACCTGCACCTCGAAGTCCATAGCCCCCGAGGCCGCCTGTACCTCGGTCCAACTGCACCTCCAGGTCACCCCGGCCCGCTTCGCCGACGTCTGGAACGCCGCGCAGGCCGTCGCCGCCGCGCAGGTCGCGGTCGGCGCCAACTCGCCGTTCCTGTTCGGCCGGGAGCTGTGGCGCGAGTCCCGGCCCCCGCTGTTCCAGCAGTCCACCGACACCCGCCCGCCCGAACTCCAGGCCCAGGGCGTCCGCCCGCGCACCTGGTTCGGGGAACGCTGGATCTCCTCCGCCTACGACCTCTTCGAGGAGAACCTGCGCTTCTTCCCCGCCCTGCTGCCGATCTGCGACGACGAGGACCCCCTGCGCGTGCTCGACGAGGGCGGTGTCCCCTCGCTCGCCGAACTCGTCCTGCACAACGGCACGGTGTACCGCTGGAACCGCCCGGTCTACGGCATCGCCGACGGCGTCCCGCACCTCCGTGTCGAGAACCGTGTACTGCCCGCAGGACCCACCGTCACGGACGTCATCGCCAACGCCGCCTTCTACTACGGCGTCATCCGCGCCCTCGCCGAGGAACAGCGCCCGGTGTGGACCCGGCTGCCGTTCGAGGCCGCCGCCGCCAACTTCGACACCGCCTGCCGGCACGGCATCGACGCCCGCCTCCTGTGGCCCCGGCGCGGCCGGTACGGCGGCGTCACGGAGGTCGACGCGGCCGCCCTCGTACGCGATGAACTGCTGCCGCTGGCGGAGGCCGGTCTTGAGGCGTGGGGTGTCGAGCGCGCCGACCGGGATCTGTATCTCGGGGTCATCGAGGAGCGGTGCAGGCGCCGGGCCAACGGCGCGTCCTGGCAGTCCGCCACCTTCCACCGGGCTCTGGAACAGGGACTGTCCCGCGATGCCGCCCTGGCGGCGACGACCCGCCGCTACGCCGAGCTGATGCACCTCGGCGAGCCCGTGCACACCTGGCCGGTGGGGTTGCCGGAGACCGTCCCGCTCGGCTGAGGGCACCCTGAACGGGGGCCGCCGCCGTCCACCGCATACTGGTCGGGCAAGCTGTGACGTCCGATGACGGTGGTGCCCCTGGGAGGCAGTGTGCAGGCGGAGGCGAGCCCGGTGGCCGGTTCATTCCCTCCGGAGGGCCCCGCGCGGCGCATCCTGCGGGACGAGACGCTGCTGGTACTGGCGCTCTCGCTCGGTGCGAGCGGGGTCTCCGCTTTGATCAGCTTCATCGGCTCGGTCACCAAACCCGGCGGCCTCAAGGACCAGGCGGCCACGCTCAACGCCTCCGCCGCGCCGGGCCGCCCCTGGCTGGACCTCGCCTGGCAGCTCTTCGGGATCACCACCTCCCTGGTGCCGGTGCTCCTCGTCGCGCACTTCCTGATGCGCGAGGGCAGCGGCCTGCGCGCCCTCGGCTTCGACCGCACCCGCCCCTGGTTCGACCTGGGCCGGGGCGCCGCGATCGCCGCCGTGATCGGCAGCAGCGGCATCGCCTTCTACCTCGCCGCACGCGGCCTCGGCTTCAACCTCACCGTGGTGCCGGAGGCGCTGCCCGAGGTGTGGTGGAAGTACCCGGTGCTGATCCTGTCGGCGCTCCAGAACGCGATCCTCGAAGAGGTCATCGTGGTCGGCTATCTGCTGCGCCGGCTCCACCAGTTGGGCTGGACACCCGGCACCGCGCTGGTGGCCAGCTCCGTGCTGCGCGGCTCGTACCACCTCTACCAGGGCATCGGCGGCTTCATCGGCAACATGGTGATGGGCGTGGTGTTCGTCTACCTCTACCGCCGCTGGGGCCGCGTCGGACCGCTGGTCGTGGCGCACTCGCTGCTCGACATCGGCGCGTTCGTCGGGTACGCGCTGCTCGCGGGGAAGGTGGACTGGCTGCCCACGGCCTGAGCAGGCGGGGCAACAAGGGGCGTACGAACATCTCGTACGCCCCTTTCGGCTGCTAGGCCAGCAGTTCACCGTCGATCACGGTGACCGCGCTGCCGCTCAGCAGCGTGCGGTCGCCGCGCACCTCGGTGCGGACCAGGCCGGAGCGCGGGGAGGCCTGGAGGCCGGTGAGGTCGGGGCGGCCGAGGCGGTCGGACCAGAACGGCGCCAGGGCGGTGTGGGCGCTGCCGGTGACCGGGTCCTCGTCGATGCCCACGTTCGGGAAGAAGCAGCGGGAGATGAAGTCGTAGCCCTGTGAGGGGTCTTCCGCGCGGGCGGTGGCGATGATGCCCCGCTCGGAGAAGACGCCGAGGGCCCGGTGGTCGGGGGTCAGGGCGCGGACGGTCTTCTCGTCGGCGAGCTCGACCAGCAGATCGCCCACGTTCGGGCCGGTGTCGAACGTGCTCAGCGGCTCGGCGCCGAGCGCTACGGCGACGCCGTCCGGGATCTCGGTCGCGGTGAGCGGGGCGGTGGGGAAGTCGAGGGTGAAGGAGCCGTCCTCGCGCGGCGTGGCGATCAGTACGCCGCTGCGGGTGGCGAACCGCACCGGGCCCTCGTGGGCGCCGGTGGAGCGCAGGACGTGGGCCGTGGCGAGCGTGGCGTGTCCGCACATCGCGACCTCGGCCGCCGGCGTGAACCAGCGCAGCGCCCAGTCGGCCTCGGGGTCGTCGGACAGTCGGTGGGCGAACGCGGTCTCGGCGTGGTTGACCTCCATGGCGACCTTCTGGAGCCAGTCGTCGGCGGGGAAGGCGTCGAGGAGCAGGACCCCGGCGGGGTTCCCGGAGAAGGGGCGGTCGGTGAAGGCGTCGACGATTCGGATGCGCATCCCCCGACCGTAGAGGGGCGACAAAGCCGCAGGCCAAGGCCAATTCGGGGGTGCTGGACCGATTTCGGGCGCGGTGGGCTGTCGGGAGGGGGTTGTCGTAAGAACAGTTCCGATATATCGTTGACGCATCGCGACAGATCAACGATGGAATGGAGTGATTGCGATGCGTTCCCATGGATTCGAGCGTGGACACGGTGGTGCCGGTCGTGAGGGCCGGGGCGGTTTCGACGGTCGGCGGGGTGCCTTCGGGCCCTTCGGGCCGGGTGGTCCCGGCTTCGGTGGCCCGGGGTTCGGTGGTGGCCCCGGCCCGGGAGGGCACTGGGGGCCGAGGGGCCGTGGCGGACCGCGGGGGAGGGCGCGGCGCGGTGATGTGCGCGCCTCGATCCTGGCCCTGCTCAAGGACCGGCCGATGCACGGCTACGAGATGATCCAGGAGATCGCCGAGCGCAGCGGCGGGGCGTGGAAGCCCAGCCCCGGCTCGGTGTACCCGACCCTCCAACTGCTGGAGGACGAGGGCCTGATCACCAGCGAGAGCGAGGGCGGCAAGAAGCTGTTCTCCCTCACCGAGTCCGGCCGTACCGCGGCCGACGACGGCCCCGAGGCGCCCTGGGAGGAAGCCTCCCGAGGCGTGGACTGGGAGGCCGTGAACGACATCCGGCAGGCCGGGTTCGGCCTGATGGAAGCCTTCGGTCAGGTCTGGAAGACCGGCAGCAAGGAGCAGCGCGAGAAGGCGATCTCCGTGATCAACGAAGCGCGCAAGAAGCTGTATCTGATCCTTGCCGACGAGGACTGACGGCAGTTGTCGCTGTGGCGCCCCGTGGAGCCTTCCGCGGGGCGCCGTTCTCGTCGTACGGCCCTCAGCTCACCAATCCCGCCAGCTTCCGCAGCGACTCGTTCAGGGCTGCCGTGCCCGAGTCCTTCAGGCGCCCGGCCATCAGGGACACCGCGGCGCCGGTGAACTCCCCGTCGATGCGCACGGTCGTGGCGTCCCCGTCCGGCGTCAGGGTGTAGCGGGTGGCGACGCTCACGGCCATCGGGCCCTTGCCGCGCAGCGCCAGCACCCGGGCCGGTTCCAGCTCCTCGATCGTCCACTCGACCTCGGCCGGGAAGCCCATCAGCTTCATGTTCTCCTGGAAGGTCCCGCCCACTTCGAGCGCCGTCGGCCCGCCCTTGGGGAAGCTGGTGTGGGTCGCGTTCCACTCGCCGTACGCGGGCCAGTCGACGAGTTGCGCCCACACCTTGTCGGCCGGTGCCCCGATCCGTGCCTCCGCGCTGACTTCGGCCATGCGACCACCCCTTCGTCTCGGGCTACGGTGTCGCGGAACGTAGTCGCAGGGCCTGGAACATTCAATACTGATGAACCGTCAGGAAGTGTGCAGGGAAGTTGTGCGGCAAGAGCCTCAGCCGACGAGTCGGATGACCGCCGCGTCGAACAGGTCCCACGCGCGCGGGTGCGTGCTCTCGTCGTGGCAGTGCCAGGCGTCCCAGAACAGGTCGGCGGGCAGCGCGTCCTCCGGGGCGTACACCCGGTAGACGTACTGTCTGCCGTCGACGGCCGGCAACGCGACCAGCCAGCACGTGCTCTCCATGCACCTGTTGGACGTCCAGGAGGGCGCCGTGGTTGCGTACGAGGCGCGGTGCAAGGCGGCGCGCGCCCATCGGGCGACAAGGGCCTGATCTCATCCTCAAGGAGGAGATTCCGGCCCGCCGGGTCCACTCCGCGTGGGACGCGAAAATGCATCCCTCCGTGGATGACCCGGTCCGCCGGGGCTGATGGGGTAAGGGTGTGCAACCCCGTATCCCCCGTCAGCCGGACCACGACCAGACCGGAGGGCGCCCGGACGACGATGCCCGGCTCACGGCCGAACTGGCAGCGGTGATCTCCGGCGCCCGCCGACGTGCGGTGCGGGACGCGGACCGCCAGGTCGACACCGCCCATCTGCTGCACTCCCTGCTGGAGTACGACCCCGAGGTGCGGTCCGTCTTCGGCGACGGGCCGCAGATCGCCCGGCTGCTCGGCTATCTCGTCCAGCGCAGCATCGGCTACGGCCTGCGCTGGCAGGGCAGCGTCGAGGACTCCGGGGCCGTGCCCGTGGTGACCGAGGCCGACGGGCTCTCGCCGCTGGCCGCGGGCGCGCTGGAGTACGCCTGTGCCCGTGCCGCCAGCCGGGGCGACGAACCCGCGCGGGGCGTCGATCTGCTCGCGGCGATCGTCGTGGACAAGGAGACGCGGGCGGTCGAGGTGCTCGCCCGCGCGGGGATCAGCGCGGTCGAGGTGTACGCCCGGATCGACAGCCGACCGGAGCGGCACGCCTGGGAGGGCGGCTACTGAGGGCGAAGCCAGAGCCTCCCCGTGCCGTCCATTCGCTGAGACAGGTGTCATCGGGGGTGACGCTCATGTCATCGCCTGTCATCATGTGCCGGTGCGTACGTCAGAGAGCAGTCAGGGCAGTCGCGGCAAGGGGATGGGGCTCGGCCTCGCCCTCGTCTCCGCGCTCGCCTTCGGGGGATCCGGTGTCGCGGCCAAGCCGCTGATCGAGGCGGGGCTCGACCCGCTGCACGTGGTGTGGCTGAGGGTGGCCGGAGCGGCCCTGGTGATGCTGCCGCTCGCCGTGCGCCACCGGGACCTGGTGCGCCGCCGCCCCGCGCTGCTCGCCGGGTTCGGACTGCTCGGTGTGGCCGGTGTGCAGGCCTTCTACTTCGCCTCCATCTCCCGGATCCCGGTCGGGGTCGCGCTGCTCGTGGAGTACCTTGCGCCCGCGCTGGTGCTGGGCTGGGTGCGGTTCGTGCAGCGGCGTCCGGTGACCCGGGCCGCCGCGCTCGGAGTGGTCCTCGCGGTCGGCGGGCTCGCCTGTGTCGTCGAGGTGTGGGCGGGCCTCAGCTTCGACGCCCTCGGCCTGCTCCTCGCTCTCGGCGCCGCCTGCTGTCAGGTCGGCTACTTCGTCCTGTCCGACCAGGGCACCGACTCGGCCGACGAGGCCCCGGACCCGCTCGGCGTCATCGCCTACGGCCTCCTCGTCGGCGCCGCCGTGCTGACCGTCGTGGCCCGTCCCTGGTCGATGGAGTGGTCCGTCCTCGCGGACAGCGCGGACATGAACGGCACCCCGGTCGCGGCCGCGCTGCTGCTCTCCTGGATCGTGCTGATCGCCACCGTCGTCGCCTACGTCACCGGCGTGGTCTCGGTGCGCAGGCTATCCCCGCAGGTCGCGGGCGTCGTCGCCTGCCTGGAGGCGGTCATCGCGACCGTGCTGGCCTGGGTCCTGCTCGGCGAGCACCTCTCCGCCCCGCAGATCATCGGCGGCGCGGTCGTCCTGCTCGGCGCCTTCATCGCCCAGTCCTCGGCCCCGAGCAAGGGCTCCCCGGAACCGGTCGCAGGCGGCGGCGGCGAGCGGGAGCCGGCTGCCCGGAGCGCGGCCGCGTAAGGGTCTGGCCGGCCCCTCCCGTCGGCCGCCGGAGGGCGTGCCGACGGCGGCGATGGGGGAGACCCGAGCGGGGCCGAGTGCGGGGGCGTGCGATCGCAAGGCGCCGAGGCCGCCGGCGACAGGGGCGGTGGGCGCGAAGAGCCGGCGGGGCCTTCGGTCACCCGAGGTAGGCGGGAAGCTCCGTGCCGGGCGCCAGGTCCGGGTCGTCGAGCGGGGTCTCGTAGCCCTTGCGCAGCGGGACCACTCCGGCCCAGTGCGGGAGGGCGAGGTCCTCGGGCTCGTCGTTCACGCCGCCCGTGCGGAGCTTCGCGGAGACCTCGTTCAGGTCGAGGCGGATGACGGCCGTGGCGGCCAGCTCCTTCTTGTTCGCGGGCCGGGAGTCCGCCGAGCGGCCCGGGACCACGTGGTCGACCAGGGCGTCGAGGGCGAGGCGCTTCTCCTCCGGGTCCGTCACCTGGTGGGCGACGCCGTGCACCACCACGGACCGGTAGTTGATCGAGTGGTGGAAGGCCGACCGGGCCAGGATCAGCGCGTCCACATGCGTGACGGTCAGGCACACCTCGAGCCCCGGGTCGGCCTGCCCCGTCATCCGCAGCGGGCGCGAACCGGTCGAGCCATGGACGTAGAGCCGGTCACCGACCCGCCCGAAGAGCGTCGGCAGCACCACCGGCGCACCGTCCCGGACGAAGCCCAGGTGGCAGACATAGGCCTCGTCGAGTATCGAGTGCACCAGCTCCTTGTCGTACGACGCCCGCTCGGCGGAGCGGGTGGGAACGGTGCGATCGGTCGGCGTGTAGGCGGTGGGCTCCGATGTCGGCTGCTGCGTCCCCTGCATTGCGGTCTCCATTGCACTAGTGCATAATCTGGTTTGTGCTAGGAGAATATCGGATCACTGGTCGGCGCGCAGCAGAGATTGCGGCCGGTATCGAGGCCGCGGTCGGTTCCGGAGCGCTGGAACCGGGGCAACTGCTGCCGCCCATGCGAGAGTTGGCGATCGAGCTGGGCGTGAATCCCAATACGGTCGCGGCGGCCTATCGCACCCTGCGGGAGCGCGGGGTCATCGAGACCGCCGGGCGCCGGGGCAGCCGAGTGCGCCCCAAACCGGCCACCACCGCCCGCGAGTACGTCCGCACGGACGTGCCCGCCGGAGTGCGGGACTTGGCGAACGGCAACCCGGACCCGGCTCTCCTGCCCCCGCTCGGCCCGGCGTTCGCGGCGGCGACGGAGCGGGGCGACCGCGATCCGGTCCTGTACGGCGACGAGCCCGTGGATCCCGAGCTGGCGCGCATCGCGCGGGCGCAACTGGACGCCGACGGGGTCGCGGAGGGGCCGCTGGCCGTCACCTCCGGCTCGCTGGACGCCATCGAGCGCGTCCTGGCCGCGCATCTGAGGCCGGGGGACACCGTCGCCGTCGAGGACCCCGGCTGGCGCAGCGCCCTCGACCTCGTCCCGGCGCTCGGGCTGCGCACGGCGCCCGTGGGCGTCGACGACGAGGGACCGCTCCCGGACGATGTGCGCCGCGTGCTCGGCGCCGGGGCCCGCGCCCTGCTCGTCACCGACCGGGCCCAGAACCCGACCGGCGCCGCGGTGAGCGCGACACGCGCGCGTGTGCTGCGTTCCGTGCTCCGGGAGTACCCGCGGACCCTGCTGATCGAGGACGACCACGGTCACGCGATCGTCGACGTCCCGCTGCGCCCCCTGGCCGGCATTACGCAGCACTGGGCCTTCATCCGCTCCGCCGCCAAGGCCTACGGCCCCGATCTGCGCCTCGCGGTGCTCACCGGCGACGAGGTCACCGTCGACCGGGTGCGCGGCCGCCAGCGCCTGGGGCCCGGCTGGGTCAGTCTGACCCTCCAGCGGGCCGTGGCCCGGCTGTGGGCGGACGGCGCCATCGACCCCGCGGCGGTCGCGGCGCGGTACGGCAGCCGCCGGTGTCTGCTGATCGACGCGCTCGCCGAACGGGGTGTCACCGCGCGGGGCCACACCGGCATGAACGTCTGGGTGCCGGTCCCGGACGAGACGGGCGCCGTCTCGCGTCTCCTGCACGCGGGCTGGGCCGTCGCCCCCGGCGCCCGTTTCCGCCTGAACTCAGGCCCCGGGATGCGCGTCACGGTCTCGACCCTGACGGAGGCGGAGACCGGCCCCCTGGCCGACGCCATCGCCTCGGCCGTACGGCCCGCTCCGGACCGCAGTGGGGTCTAGCGCCTGTCCGGCAATTCCCGCCTGCCACGCGACGCCTGGCACGCACGCGTGAACCGGCTTCGCCCGACTCGCGCGGAGGCACCCCCGTCGCCGCCGGGCGGACGACGGGAACTGTCGGACGCCCTAGTAGGGCTTGGTCAGGTTCGTATGGGTGTGGGTATGTCCCGGTGGCAGGTGGGGCAGGCGCCGGCCCAAAGGGCGAGGAGTGTCTGTAGCTCGCGGACGACTTGGTAGAGGCTCAGGCCGGCGCTGCTTCTTTTGGGGTCCGGGCCAGTCGTTGCAGCGTGCAGAAGGCGTGCGCGACGGAGACGAGGGTGACGTGGTGGTGCCATCCGTTCCAGGTCCGGCCCTCGAAGTGGGCGAGTCCCAGGGCCTGTTTCATCTCCCGGTAGTCGTGCTCGATGCGCCAGCGGAGTTTGGCGAGGCGGACCAGTGTGGTCAGGGGCATGCCGGAGGGCAGGTCGGACAGCCAGTACTGCACCGGCTCGCTCTCGCCGGCCGGCCATTCGGCCAGCAGCCAGCACACAGGCAGTTCCGGGCCGTCGACGTGCTGGCGGACCTCGCGTCCGGCGGGCCGGATCCGCAGCGCCACGAAGCGGGAGTACCATCCGCTTGCGGCCGGAGCGGCCGGTGCCGGGCCGGGAGCCCTCCCGCCACTGCACCGGCCGGGCCGCCTTCCGGCCCGCCGCGATGACCAGCTCCTTCACCGGCCGCGGCTTGTCGGGATACTTCGCCACCGGCGGGCGTCCGGACCCGGAGTGCGGTTCGGCCACCGGCACCGCGTCGGCGGGCTGGGCAGACAGCGTGGTGGAGATCCCCACCACGTAGTTCAGGCCGCGTTCCTGCAGTCCGTTCCGGAACGCGGCGGCGTCACCGTATCCGGCGTCCGCGACGGCCAGCGGCACCTCGATGCCCCAGGAGCGGGTCTCGTCGAGCATATCCAGGGCCAGCTGCCACTTCTCCACATGCCCGACATCGTCCGGGATACCGCAGGCTGTGCGGCGGGCGACCTTGTCCGCATCGGCCTTCGGCGAGGCGGGATCCCAGCTCTGGGGCAGGAACAACCGCCAGTTGACCGCCGCCGAGGCGTGGTCGGACGCGAGGTGGAGGGAGACGCCGACCTGGCAATTGGTGACCTTGCCGGCCGTGCCGGTGTACTGCCGCGACACACACGCCGAGGCAGTCCCGTCCTTGAGGAACCCTGTGTCGTCGAAGACGAAGGCGTCGGGCCCGATCCTCTCCTCCATCCGCCAGGCGAGCTGGGCCCGGATGTGTGCCGGGTCCCAGGGACTGGTGGTGATGAAGTTGGCCAGTGCCTGCCGGTTCCCGTCCTCACCCAGGCGGGCGGCCATCGGCTCGACCGATTTACGCTGCCCGTCGGTCAGCAGCCCCCGCAGATAGACCTGCCCCCACCGTCGCTGATCCCTGCGCGCAAACGGCTCGAACACCTCCGCCGCGAACGTCTCCAACTCACCACGCACCAACGCAATCTCGTCCGGAGTCACACACTCTCAACGCCACACCGGCCCAGCAGGACACGCAACACCACAACCGACCTGACCAAGCCCTACTAGGACGCCGCCTCGGCGCGCTCCCGTGCGGGCGGCTCGCTCGGCTCGGTTTCGACGGCCACCGGTCCCCGCTCGCGCGGGCGTATCTGGGTCAGTGCCGCGCCCGCCAGGACGATCAGCGCGCCGACCGGCGTCGACCAGGTCAGGGACTCGCCGAGCAGGGCGACGCCCGCCGCGGTGGCGATGACCGGGATGAAGTACGTGACCATCTGGGCGGTCGTCGGGCCGACTTCGGCGACGAGGCCGTACTGGAGCAGCACCGCGAAGCCGGTGCCGAGGGCGCCGAGGGCCGCGACCGCGAGCAGGGGGAGCAGCGGGAAGTCGGTCGGGGCGCTGGTGAACAGCGGGGTGACGACGGCCAGTTGCCCAGTGGCGAGCAGCAACTGGGCGCCGGTCAGCGACAGGTTCGAGGCGTCGGCCCCGGCCAGTGTGCGCCGGACGTAGATCCAGCCGATCGGGTAGCAGAGCGAGGCCAGCAGGGCCATGGCGGTGCCCCGCGCGTCCATGCCCGCGAAGCCCTGCCAGGCGCCGAGCACCGTCAGGACGCCGAGGAAGCCCAGGCCGAGGCCCGCGACCCGGAGCCGGGTGGGCCGGTCCTCGGAGAGGGCGACCAGGGACAGGGCCATGCCCCACAGCGGGGAGGTGGCGTTGCAGATGCCCGCGAGCGTCGAGGGGATCGTCAGCTCCGCGTAGGCGAACAGCGAGAACGGCAGCGCGTTCAGCAGCAGCGCCGCGACCGTCAGATGCCCCCAGGTGCGCGCCCCGCGCGGGAGCCCCTCCCGCCGTACCGCCATGGCGACGGCGAGCACCGCGGTACCGAACAGCAGTCGGCCGAAGGTGACCTGGAACGGGGCGTAGCCGTCGGTGCCCACCTTGATGAGCAGGAAACTGAAGCCCCAGATCAGGGAGAGGGCGGCGAAGCGCAGGCGCCAGTCGAGCAGCGAGCGGGAGCGGGTCATGGGACCAGGGTGCGGTACGACGATCTCGTAGCACAAGTGAGAATTCGCGAGCCGTATCTCGTAGTATTGCTTACATGTTGAACCTGGAGCGCCTGCGCACCCTCGACGCCCTCGCCCGGCACGGCTCGGTCAGCGGCGCGGCCGAAGGGCTGCACATCACCACCTCCGCCGTCTCGCAGCAGATGTCCAAGCTGGAGCGGGAGGTCGGCCAGCAGTTGCTCGCCAAGAACGGCCGAGGCGTGCGGCTCACCGACGCCGGACGGCTGCTTGCGGAGCACGCGGCCCGGATCCTGTCCCAGGTCGAGCTGGCCCAGTCCGACCTGGAGGCACAGCGCGGCCAGGTCGCGGGCGAGCTGAGACTGGCGGCGTTCCCGACCGCCGCG from Streptomyces davaonensis JCM 4913 encodes the following:
- a CDS encoding glutamate-cysteine ligase family protein translates to MGEKVVAGRFDLSDRQRYRDKLRKCLAGLERLLAEKRFDRPKNLMGLEIELNLAGADGMPRMLNAQVLERIASRDFQTELAMFNLEVNIAPHRLGGQVFDQLAEELRTSLAYAHRKAGELSAGIVMIGILPTLDRDDLVSSNLSDVDRYTLLNDQIVAARGEDFVLDIAGVEHLTCTSKSIAPEAACTSVQLHLQVTPARFADVWNAAQAVAAAQVAVGANSPFLFGRELWRESRPPLFQQSTDTRPPELQAQGVRPRTWFGERWISSAYDLFEENLRFFPALLPICDDEDPLRVLDEGGVPSLAELVLHNGTVYRWNRPVYGIADGVPHLRVENRVLPAGPTVTDVIANAAFYYGVIRALAEEQRPVWTRLPFEAAAANFDTACRHGIDARLLWPRRGRYGGVTEVDAAALVRDELLPLAEAGLEAWGVERADRDLYLGVIEERCRRRANGASWQSATFHRALEQGLSRDAALAATTRRYAELMHLGEPVHTWPVGLPETVPLG
- a CDS encoding CPBP family intramembrane glutamic endopeptidase, encoding MQAEASPVAGSFPPEGPARRILRDETLLVLALSLGASGVSALISFIGSVTKPGGLKDQAATLNASAAPGRPWLDLAWQLFGITTSLVPVLLVAHFLMREGSGLRALGFDRTRPWFDLGRGAAIAAVIGSSGIAFYLAARGLGFNLTVVPEALPEVWWKYPVLILSALQNAILEEVIVVGYLLRRLHQLGWTPGTALVASSVLRGSYHLYQGIGGFIGNMVMGVVFVYLYRRWGRVGPLVVAHSLLDIGAFVGYALLAGKVDWLPTA
- a CDS encoding PhzF family phenazine biosynthesis protein, producing MRIRIVDAFTDRPFSGNPAGVLLLDAFPADDWLQKVAMEVNHAETAFAHRLSDDPEADWALRWFTPAAEVAMCGHATLATAHVLRSTGAHEGPVRFATRSGVLIATPREDGSFTLDFPTAPLTATEIPDGVAVALGAEPLSTFDTGPNVGDLLVELADEKTVRALTPDHRALGVFSERGIIATARAEDPSQGYDFISRCFFPNVGIDEDPVTGSAHTALAPFWSDRLGRPDLTGLQASPRSGLVRTEVRGDRTLLSGSAVTVIDGELLA
- a CDS encoding PadR family transcriptional regulator encodes the protein MRSHGFERGHGGAGREGRGGFDGRRGAFGPFGPGGPGFGGPGFGGGPGPGGHWGPRGRGGPRGRARRGDVRASILALLKDRPMHGYEMIQEIAERSGGAWKPSPGSVYPTLQLLEDEGLITSESEGGKKLFSLTESGRTAADDGPEAPWEEASRGVDWEAVNDIRQAGFGLMEAFGQVWKTGSKEQREKAISVINEARKKLYLILADED
- a CDS encoding type II toxin-antitoxin system Rv0910 family toxin, whose product is MAEVSAEARIGAPADKVWAQLVDWPAYGEWNATHTSFPKGGPTALEVGGTFQENMKLMGFPAEVEWTIEELEPARVLALRGKGPMAVSVATRYTLTPDGDATTVRIDGEFTGAAVSLMAGRLKDSGTAALNESLRKLAGLVS
- a CDS encoding Clp protease N-terminal domain-containing protein is translated as MQPRIPRQPDHDQTGGRPDDDARLTAELAAVISGARRRAVRDADRQVDTAHLLHSLLEYDPEVRSVFGDGPQIARLLGYLVQRSIGYGLRWQGSVEDSGAVPVVTEADGLSPLAAGALEYACARAASRGDEPARGVDLLAAIVVDKETRAVEVLARAGISAVEVYARIDSRPERHAWEGGY
- a CDS encoding EamA family transporter; translated protein: MPVRTSESSQGSRGKGMGLGLALVSALAFGGSGVAAKPLIEAGLDPLHVVWLRVAGAALVMLPLAVRHRDLVRRRPALLAGFGLLGVAGVQAFYFASISRIPVGVALLVEYLAPALVLGWVRFVQRRPVTRAAALGVVLAVGGLACVVEVWAGLSFDALGLLLALGAACCQVGYFVLSDQGTDSADEAPDPLGVIAYGLLVGAAVLTVVARPWSMEWSVLADSADMNGTPVAAALLLSWIVLIATVVAYVTGVVSVRRLSPQVAGVVACLEAVIATVLAWVLLGEHLSAPQIIGGAVVLLGAFIAQSSAPSKGSPEPVAGGGGEREPAARSAAA
- a CDS encoding pyridoxamine 5'-phosphate oxidase family protein; this translates as MQGTQQPTSEPTAYTPTDRTVPTRSAERASYDKELVHSILDEAYVCHLGFVRDGAPVVLPTLFGRVGDRLYVHGSTGSRPLRMTGQADPGLEVCLTVTHVDALILARSAFHHSINYRSVVVHGVAHQVTDPEEKRLALDALVDHVVPGRSADSRPANKKELAATAVIRLDLNEVSAKLRTGGVNDEPEDLALPHWAGVVPLRKGYETPLDDPDLAPGTELPAYLG
- a CDS encoding aminotransferase class I/II-fold pyridoxal phosphate-dependent enzyme; this translates as MLGEYRITGRRAAEIAAGIEAAVGSGALEPGQLLPPMRELAIELGVNPNTVAAAYRTLRERGVIETAGRRGSRVRPKPATTAREYVRTDVPAGVRDLANGNPDPALLPPLGPAFAAATERGDRDPVLYGDEPVDPELARIARAQLDADGVAEGPLAVTSGSLDAIERVLAAHLRPGDTVAVEDPGWRSALDLVPALGLRTAPVGVDDEGPLPDDVRRVLGAGARALLVTDRAQNPTGAAVSATRARVLRSVLREYPRTLLIEDDHGHAIVDVPLRPLAGITQHWAFIRSAAKAYGPDLRLAVLTGDEVTVDRVRGRQRLGPGWVSLTLQRAVARLWADGAIDPAAVAARYGSRRCLLIDALAERGVTARGHTGMNVWVPVPDETGAVSRLLHAGWAVAPGARFRLNSGPGMRVTVSTLTEAETGPLADAIASAVRPAPDRSGV
- a CDS encoding IS701 family transposase, whose translation is MALRIRPAGREVRQHVDGPELPVCWLLAEWPAGESEPVQYWLSDLPSGMPLTTLVRLAKLRWRIEHDYREMKQALGLAHFEGRTWNGWHHHVTLVSVAHAFCTLQRLARTPKEAAPA